The genomic stretch GGGCGGATTGCGGACATTAGCTGCACCTGCGAGAGCTCCGGGACGGACAGACTGAAGCAGCCGTTCCAAACCATCTCAAGCGGATCCCATATGCTGCGCCACGCGCCAAGGTCGGCTGTGCGCAGGTAGTGTATTTTGCAAGGTTTGTCGGATGACTCGAAATGGAAACTCGACAGAATGCATTATTGGGACTTGGGCTTTGTCTGATGTTAGCATATGTTCGCGCTAGGCGTGTGCGTCTAATTTGAGTAGGAAACCGATATGAAGATACTAACAATCTTTAACAACAAAGGAGGTGTTGGAAAAACAACGCTGACCTACCACCTTGCCCATGCATTGGCTGAAGTTGGTAAAAAGGTTTTGATGATCGACCTCGATCCGCAGTGCAACCTAACAATTTATTCACTGGCTGAGAGCGAAATCGCTGAAATTTGGCAACCTGAAGACACCTTTATTGATGATTTCAAGTCTGCTCGAACAGCCATGGACCAAAATGATTTTGACAAAACTTGCTCAAATCCTCGCTCGATACATTTCATGTTGAAGCCGATAGAAGATGGAACAGAAGAGCTCAAAGAGCTTCCTCCTCCGGTAAAGTTAAGCAATAATCTCGATCTAATTCCGGGGCGCCTAACGCTTCATATGTTTGAAAGCAAAGTCGCGGAAAGATTCAGTCAAGTTTATTCTGGAGACCCTCTAGCAATTAGAACCGCAACTAGCGTTCGATCAATTGCCGAAGAGTACACAAAGCTTCATAAGTACGATGTAGTCATAATTGACACATCTCCCTCTTTGGGTGCTCTCAATCGGAACATTTTGAGCCAAGCTGACGGGTTTATCATTCCTGCAAACCCTGACCTTTTTTCGCTGTATGGTATTAGAAATATTGGGTCAGCACTTGCGCTGTGGAAGAAACAGTACGACAGTATTTTCGCTCTACTTTCAGATGCCAAGCGACATAATTTCTCTGAGAAATTTGTACGCTTCCTAGGTTTTACTTTGTACAATGCTCGGCGATTGCAGGGCTCAAAAACTACGAATGAATTAGGCATAGCCAAAGCCCACTATAACTACGCCAAACAAATTCCAGAAACTATTATCTCTGTATTATCACAATCTCAAATGGCTCCCTTAGATAAAAAATCTTTTGAAGGCAGTATAGGCGAGGGTGCAGTCATCCATGGCCACAACACTCTTCCCAGTATGGCGCAAAAGTATCACCTACCTATGTGGAAGTTACCTACTGCGACCGATTTAGAATCCGGAGATGCATCTACAATTGTAGGAAACCGAAAGATTTATGAAGCTACACAGGAAGCGTACGTAAAGTTTGCTGTGGATGTAATTTCTAGGCTTGAGGTGTTGTAAATGGATGATTCCGAATGGGCGGCTTTCCAAGAGGAGCTTGATAATAAACTTCCTGACACTAAGCTT from Phaeobacter sp. G2 encodes the following:
- a CDS encoding AAA family ATPase, with the translated sequence MKILTIFNNKGGVGKTTLTYHLAHALAEVGKKVLMIDLDPQCNLTIYSLAESEIAEIWQPEDTFIDDFKSARTAMDQNDFDKTCSNPRSIHFMLKPIEDGTEELKELPPPVKLSNNLDLIPGRLTLHMFESKVAERFSQVYSGDPLAIRTATSVRSIAEEYTKLHKYDVVIIDTSPSLGALNRNILSQADGFIIPANPDLFSLYGIRNIGSALALWKKQYDSIFALLSDAKRHNFSEKFVRFLGFTLYNARRLQGSKTTNELGIAKAHYNYAKQIPETIISVLSQSQMAPLDKKSFEGSIGEGAVIHGHNTLPSMAQKYHLPMWKLPTATDLESGDASTIVGNRKIYEATQEAYVKFAVDVISRLEVL